In Ailuropoda melanoleuca isolate Jingjing chromosome X, ASM200744v2, whole genome shotgun sequence, a single genomic region encodes these proteins:
- the GJB1 gene encoding gap junction beta-1 protein, whose amino-acid sequence MNWTGLYTLLSGVNRHSTAIGRVWLSVIFIFRIMVLVVAAESVWGDEKSSFICNTLQPGCNSVCYDHFFPISHVRLWSLQLILVSTPALLVAMHVAHQQHIEKKMLRLEGHADPLHLEEVKRHKVHISGTLWWTYVISVVFRLLFEAAFMYVFYLLYPGYAMVRLVKCEAYPCPNTVDCFVSRPTEKTVFTVFMLAASGICIILNVAEVVYLIVRACARRAQRRSNPPSRKGSGFGHRLSPEYKQNEINKLLSEQDGSLKDILRRSPGTGAGLAEKSDRCSAC is encoded by the coding sequence ATGAACTGGACAGGTTTGTACACCTTGCTCAGCGGCGTGAACCGGCATTCTACTGCCATTGGTCGAGTATGGCTCTCGGTCATCTTCATCTTCAGGATCATGGTGCTGGTGGTGGCCGCAGAGAGCGTGTGGGGTGACGAGAAGTCTTCCTTCATCTGCAACACCCTTCAGCCCGGCTGCAACAGCGTCTGCTATGACCACTTCTTCCCCATTTCCCACGTGCGCCTGTGGTCCCTGCAGCTGATCCTGGTGTCCACCCCGGCTCTCCTCGTGGCCATGCACGTGGCTCACCAGCAgcacatagaaaagaaaatgctgcgCCTCGAGGGTCACGCGGACCCCCTGCACCTGGAGGAGGTGAAGAGGCACAAGGTCCACATCTCAGGGACACTGTGGTGGACCTATGTCATCAGCGTGGTCTTCCGGCTGCTGTTCGAGGCCGCCTTCATGTATGTCTTTTATCTGCTCTACCCCGGCTACGCCATGGTGAGGCTTGTCAAGTGTGAGGCCTACCCCTGCCCCAACACCGTGGACTGCTTCGTGTCCCGCCCCACCGAGAAAACCGTCTTCACGGTCTTTATGCTGGCCGCCTCGGGCATCTGCATCATCCTCAACGTGGCCGAGGTGGTGTACCTCATCGTCCGGGCCTGCGCCCGCCGAGCCCAGCGCCGCTCCAATCCGCCCTCCCGCAAGGGCTCGGGCTTCGGCCACCGCCTCTCCCCTGAGTACAAGCAGAACGAGATCAACAAGCTGCTGAGCGAGCAGGACGGCTCCCTGAAGGACATACTGCGCCGCAGCCCCGGCACGGGGGCCGGGCTGGCTGAGAAGAGCGACCGCTGCTCGGCCTGCTGA